In one Halorubrum sp. CBA1229 genomic region, the following are encoded:
- a CDS encoding aminotransferase class III-fold pyridoxal phosphate-dependent enzyme, translating to MDRDTAEPDADALPGPNARRWVDFHQSHSAPSEYSHEFVWDVTREADGPFVTDVDGNVLLDFTCHIGAAPLGYNNEKVLSKLREFDLVEPLKIAGQDMYFGSGPTPDEADFPGSSHLMDRLTDVSSHYGMDTVFLSNSGAEAMENAMKITHDHRAPAKYGVAFDGSFHGRTLGTLSLTKSKDVYTRRYPEISGIETVPFCADRGCDAASCDCGFFAGGGSRLRNILAPEGGHVDPDEIAFLTLEPIQGVGGYRFPSDAFMDEVAAVTDEYDIPVVVDEIQSGIGRTGKIWASDHYAIEPDVIAAAKALRVGATISRSEVFPTEKNRLGSTFGGGDLLGSMMGAFTLEAIQEHDLLANATRRGRQAKELLRDDAPDTVVDVRGKGLMLAVEFDTAERRSAVVEAALDRGLLTLGCGKKTIRLLPPLDATEREIALGTGLFLDAIDAVSATARAD from the coding sequence ATGGATAGGGATACGGCGGAACCCGACGCGGACGCGCTCCCCGGCCCGAACGCGCGCCGCTGGGTCGATTTCCACCAGTCGCACTCCGCGCCCAGCGAGTACTCCCACGAGTTCGTCTGGGACGTGACCCGCGAGGCGGACGGGCCCTTCGTCACCGACGTCGACGGCAACGTCCTCCTCGATTTTACCTGTCACATCGGCGCGGCCCCGCTCGGCTACAACAACGAGAAGGTGCTCTCGAAGCTGCGGGAGTTCGACCTCGTCGAGCCGCTGAAGATCGCCGGGCAGGACATGTACTTCGGCTCCGGGCCGACCCCGGACGAGGCCGACTTCCCGGGGTCGAGTCACCTCATGGACCGGCTGACGGACGTCTCCAGCCACTACGGGATGGACACGGTGTTCCTCTCGAACTCGGGGGCGGAGGCGATGGAGAACGCGATGAAGATCACCCACGACCACCGCGCGCCAGCGAAGTACGGCGTCGCCTTCGACGGCAGCTTCCACGGCCGCACGCTCGGGACGCTCTCGCTGACCAAATCGAAGGACGTGTACACCCGACGGTACCCCGAGATCAGCGGCATCGAGACGGTGCCGTTCTGCGCGGACCGCGGCTGCGACGCCGCGAGCTGCGACTGCGGCTTCTTCGCGGGCGGCGGCTCGCGGCTCCGAAATATACTCGCGCCGGAGGGGGGTCACGTCGACCCCGACGAGATCGCCTTCCTGACGCTCGAACCGATCCAAGGCGTCGGCGGCTACCGCTTCCCGAGCGACGCGTTCATGGACGAGGTGGCGGCCGTCACCGACGAGTACGACATCCCGGTCGTCGTCGACGAGATCCAGTCGGGAATCGGCCGGACGGGGAAGATCTGGGCGTCGGACCACTACGCGATCGAGCCGGACGTCATCGCGGCCGCGAAGGCGCTTCGCGTCGGCGCGACAATCTCCCGGTCGGAGGTGTTCCCGACGGAGAAGAACCGTCTCGGCTCGACGTTCGGCGGCGGCGACCTCCTCGGCTCGATGATGGGGGCGTTCACGCTGGAGGCGATCCAAGAGCACGATCTCCTGGCCAACGCCACCCGGCGCGGGCGGCAGGCGAAAGAGCTCCTGCGCGACGACGCGCCCGACACCGTCGTGGACGTCCGCGGCAAGGGGCTGATGCTCGCGGTCGAGTTCGACACGGCGGAGCGACGCTCGGCGGTCGTCGAGGCCGCCCTCGACCGCGGCCTCCTCACGCTCGGCTGCGGGAAGAAGACGATCCGACTGCTCCCGCCGCTGGACGCGACCGAACGCGAGATCGCGCTCGGCACGGGGCTCTTCCTCGACGCGATCGACGCCGTCAGCGCGACCGCGCGCGCCGACTGA
- a CDS encoding ornithine cyclodeaminase family protein produces MVLVLSAEEVDRRLDLAALVDVVDDALVKQAAGEVERPHRPHFPVGEGLDGDDPLGTGIAMPAYVHGADHYATKLVGVHEGNAERGLPTINAQIVLTAARTGLPTALMAGTAITNARTGCIGAVSVRALAPDPDGEGLTLGVVGAGAQARWQTRAIATVATLSDVRVHSPSDSREACAADLRDEGVPARAVDAPGEAVAGADVVVTATTATEPVFPPDALDAGALVVAVGAFTAETQELDPRVLDRAERVFADVPEEAADTGDLLASDLDADDVVELGVPLADGYVRESPDGTLVVVSVGSATLDAAAGEAIYRRAVEAGDGTEVEL; encoded by the coding sequence ATGGTGCTCGTACTCTCCGCGGAGGAGGTCGACCGACGCCTCGATCTCGCGGCGCTCGTCGACGTGGTGGACGACGCGTTAGTCAAACAGGCCGCCGGCGAGGTCGAACGACCCCACCGGCCGCACTTCCCGGTCGGCGAGGGGCTCGACGGCGACGACCCGCTCGGGACCGGCATCGCGATGCCGGCGTACGTCCACGGCGCGGACCACTACGCGACGAAGCTCGTCGGCGTTCACGAGGGGAACGCAGAGCGCGGGCTTCCGACGATCAACGCGCAGATCGTGCTCACGGCGGCCCGGACCGGCCTCCCGACGGCGCTCATGGCGGGGACGGCGATCACGAACGCCCGAACCGGCTGTATCGGGGCGGTCTCGGTCCGGGCGTTGGCCCCGGATCCGGACGGCGAGGGGCTCACGCTCGGCGTCGTGGGGGCCGGCGCACAGGCGCGCTGGCAGACGCGGGCGATCGCGACCGTCGCGACGCTGTCGGACGTGCGGGTCCACTCGCCGAGCGACTCGCGGGAGGCGTGTGCGGCGGACCTGCGCGACGAGGGGGTCCCGGCGCGCGCGGTCGACGCGCCGGGCGAAGCCGTCGCGGGCGCCGACGTGGTCGTGACCGCGACGACCGCGACCGAGCCCGTCTTCCCGCCCGACGCGCTCGACGCGGGGGCCCTCGTCGTCGCGGTCGGCGCGTTCACGGCGGAGACCCAGGAGCTCGATCCTCGCGTCCTCGACCGCGCCGAACGGGTGTTCGCCGACGTGCCCGAGGAGGCCGCCGACACCGGCGACCTCCTCGCGAGCGACCTCGACGCTGACGACGTGGTCGAGCTCGGCGTCCCTCTCGCGGACGGGTACGTCAGGGAATCGCCCGACGGGACGCTTGTCGTCGTGAGCGTCGGGTCCGCGACGCTGGACGCCGCGGCGGGCGAGGCGATATATCGGCGAGCGGTTGAGGCGGGCGACGGCACCGAGGTCGAACTGTAG
- a CDS encoding FAD-dependent oxidoreductase — MDVLVVGGGVVGLSAAYALADRGADVTLVEKGSLGNASTGRSAGGIRSQFSSRVNVELSLASKAVWNDFEERFGVDTGLRKTGYLLLARTDAIAERFRANVAMQRELGADSEFLTPAAATDHCPGLDPEPFVAATYNPDDGFADPNLAVQGYAAAARDLGVDVRTKTAVTDLHREGDRVVGADIRETGATDAERHAVDRVVNAAGAWAANVGAMAGVDLPIAPRRRQIAVVDPTPPVPESVPLTIDLETGSYFRPERDGAALVGGHFDAADPDYDPDAYDEGMDVEWAARAVEHAADYTAYFGPDTRIKRGWAGLYAVTPDHHPIIEETRPGLVTVAGFSGHGFQHAPAAGRIAADLAIDGDTDLLDVSPLSGDRFERGETLSERHVA, encoded by the coding sequence ATGGACGTACTCGTCGTGGGCGGGGGCGTCGTCGGGCTCTCGGCCGCGTACGCGTTGGCCGACCGCGGCGCGGACGTGACCCTCGTCGAGAAGGGGTCGCTGGGGAACGCCAGCACCGGCCGCTCGGCCGGCGGGATCCGGTCGCAGTTCTCCTCGCGCGTGAACGTCGAACTCTCGCTCGCCAGCAAGGCCGTGTGGAACGACTTCGAGGAGCGGTTCGGCGTCGACACCGGGCTGCGGAAGACCGGCTACCTGCTCCTGGCTCGGACCGACGCAATCGCCGAGCGGTTCCGCGCGAACGTCGCCATGCAGCGCGAACTCGGCGCGGACAGCGAGTTTCTCACGCCCGCGGCGGCGACGGACCACTGCCCGGGGCTCGACCCGGAGCCGTTCGTCGCGGCGACGTACAACCCCGACGACGGGTTCGCCGACCCGAACCTCGCCGTGCAGGGATACGCCGCGGCCGCCCGCGACCTGGGCGTCGACGTCCGGACGAAGACGGCCGTCACGGACCTCCACCGCGAGGGCGACCGCGTCGTCGGCGCGGACATCCGCGAGACCGGTGCGACAGACGCCGAGCGCCACGCGGTCGACCGCGTCGTCAACGCCGCGGGCGCGTGGGCCGCCAACGTTGGCGCGATGGCCGGTGTCGACCTCCCGATCGCGCCCCGGCGCCGACAGATCGCCGTGGTCGACCCGACGCCCCCAGTGCCCGAGTCGGTCCCGCTGACGATCGACCTCGAGACCGGGTCGTACTTCCGGCCCGAGCGGGACGGGGCGGCGCTCGTCGGCGGCCACTTCGACGCGGCCGACCCCGACTACGACCCCGACGCCTACGACGAGGGGATGGACGTCGAGTGGGCGGCGCGCGCGGTCGAGCACGCTGCCGACTACACCGCCTACTTCGGGCCCGACACCCGGATCAAACGGGGGTGGGCCGGGCTGTACGCGGTCACGCCCGACCACCACCCGATCATCGAGGAGACGCGCCCCGGCCTCGTGACCGTCGCCGGGTTCTCCGGCCACGGCTTCCAACACGCGCCCGCCGCCGGACGGATCGCCGCCGACCTCGCCATCGATGGAGACACGGATCTCCTCGACGTCTCCCCGCTATCGGGCGACCGGTTCGAGCGCGGCGAGACGCTCAGCGAGCGACACGTCGCCTGA
- a CDS encoding NADP-dependent oxidoreductase translates to MTDTNREWLLAERPTGEPDPDCFELRETDVPAPAPGELLVRTRFLSVDPYMRGRMRDAESYAEPWAVGDPLKGGIVGEVVESEGDAYDAGDLVTGEGAWADYATLDAADVAPVDPTVADPEAYLGVLGMPGRTAYFGLLEVGEPKPGDTVVVSGAAGAVGSVVGQIAKRAGCRVVGFAGSDEKTDWLTDELGFDAAINYETTDDYRAALDEAAPDGVDVYFDNVGGPITDAVFTQLNLDARVAVCGQIAHYNDEAIPTGPRKLPQLISVRARVEGLLVGDFATRFGEASERLGRWVASGELKHRETIVDGLENAPDAFLGLFAGDNIGKQVVQVAAADGE, encoded by the coding sequence GTGACAGATACCAACCGCGAGTGGCTGCTCGCCGAGCGGCCGACCGGCGAGCCCGACCCGGACTGCTTCGAACTCCGCGAGACCGACGTTCCCGCCCCCGCGCCGGGCGAGCTCCTCGTCCGGACCCGATTCCTCTCTGTCGATCCGTACATGCGCGGGCGGATGCGCGACGCCGAATCGTACGCTGAGCCGTGGGCCGTCGGCGACCCCCTCAAGGGCGGGATCGTCGGCGAGGTCGTCGAGAGCGAGGGCGACGCGTACGACGCGGGCGACCTCGTGACGGGCGAGGGGGCGTGGGCCGACTACGCGACCCTCGACGCCGCCGACGTCGCCCCGGTCGATCCGACGGTCGCCGACCCGGAGGCCTACCTCGGCGTCCTCGGGATGCCGGGCCGGACCGCCTACTTCGGGCTGCTCGAGGTCGGCGAGCCGAAGCCCGGCGACACGGTCGTCGTCTCGGGCGCCGCGGGCGCGGTCGGCTCGGTCGTCGGCCAGATCGCGAAGCGCGCCGGCTGCCGCGTCGTCGGCTTCGCTGGCAGCGACGAGAAGACCGACTGGCTCACCGACGAGCTCGGCTTCGACGCGGCGATCAACTACGAGACGACCGACGACTACCGCGCCGCGCTCGACGAGGCCGCGCCAGACGGCGTCGACGTCTACTTCGACAACGTCGGCGGGCCCATCACGGACGCCGTGTTCACGCAGCTGAACCTCGACGCGCGCGTCGCCGTCTGCGGGCAGATCGCTCACTACAACGACGAGGCGATCCCGACCGGCCCGCGGAAGCTGCCCCAGCTCATCTCTGTGCGAGCGCGGGTCGAGGGGCTGCTCGTGGGCGACTTCGCGACCCGGTTCGGCGAGGCCAGCGAGCGGCTCGGACGGTGGGTCGCGAGCGGCGAGTTGAAGCACCGCGAGACGATCGTGGACGGACTAGAGAACGCTCCGGACGCCTTCCTCGGGCTGTTCGCCGGCGACAACATCGGCAAGCAGGTGGTGCAGGTGGCAGCGGCGGACGGGGAGTAG
- a CDS encoding amidohydrolase, translated as MSHDARARLSDLRRAFHRHPEPGWREFRTTARVVAELERIGVDEIAVGRDALATDARMAVPDDDEIQPWLDRAREAGVSDDLLERTAGGHTGVVATLSQGEGPCIGLRVDLDAISIRESDAPDHRPAAAGFRSEHDGYMHACGHDAHLAIALGTIEAVKESDFEGTLKVFFQPAEEISGGGKAMAESGHLDGVDYLFALHIGLGHPTGEIVAGVESPLAMAHLTATFEGASAHAGKAPNEGANAMQAAAAAIQNAYGIARHRDGATRVNVGKIEGGSASNVIAEEVTIDAEVRGETTALMTYARDELERVLYAAAELHDCDVTPRMISESPCVDSHPALRELVGNVAWDVDGVERVIPSEEFGVSEDATYLMQQVQEAGGLASYLIVGTDHPTSHHTPTFDVDEASLAIGVDLLTNAFVELSRRRP; from the coding sequence ATGTCCCACGACGCGCGAGCGAGACTGAGCGACCTCCGGCGGGCGTTCCACCGCCATCCGGAGCCGGGGTGGCGCGAGTTCCGAACGACCGCCCGCGTCGTCGCGGAGCTCGAGCGCATCGGCGTCGACGAGATCGCCGTCGGCCGCGACGCGCTCGCCACGGACGCACGGATGGCCGTCCCCGACGACGACGAGATTCAGCCGTGGCTCGACCGCGCCCGCGAGGCGGGGGTCAGCGACGATCTCTTAGAGCGCACGGCGGGCGGCCACACGGGCGTCGTCGCGACGCTCTCGCAGGGCGAGGGGCCGTGTATCGGTCTGCGCGTCGATCTGGACGCGATCTCGATCCGCGAGTCGGACGCCCCCGACCACCGGCCGGCGGCGGCGGGGTTCCGGTCGGAACACGACGGGTACATGCACGCCTGCGGCCACGACGCGCATCTCGCGATCGCGCTCGGCACGATCGAGGCGGTCAAGGAGAGCGACTTCGAGGGGACGCTCAAGGTCTTTTTCCAGCCGGCCGAGGAGATCTCCGGCGGCGGGAAGGCGATGGCCGAGAGCGGCCACCTCGACGGCGTCGACTACCTGTTCGCGCTCCACATCGGGCTCGGTCACCCGACGGGGGAGATCGTCGCCGGCGTGGAGAGCCCGCTGGCGATGGCGCACCTGACGGCGACCTTCGAGGGCGCGAGCGCACACGCGGGGAAGGCGCCGAACGAGGGGGCCAACGCCATGCAGGCCGCCGCGGCCGCGATCCAGAACGCGTACGGGATCGCTCGCCACCGCGACGGGGCGACCCGGGTGAACGTCGGGAAGATCGAGGGCGGCTCCGCGAGCAACGTGATCGCGGAGGAGGTGACGATCGACGCCGAGGTCCGCGGCGAGACGACCGCGCTGATGACGTACGCGCGCGACGAGCTCGAACGAGTCCTCTACGCCGCCGCCGAGCTCCACGACTGCGACGTCACGCCGCGGATGATCAGCGAGTCGCCGTGCGTCGACAGCCACCCGGCGCTCCGCGAGCTCGTCGGGAACGTCGCGTGGGACGTCGACGGCGTCGAGCGCGTGATCCCGTCCGAGGAGTTCGGCGTGAGCGAGGACGCCACGTATCTGATGCAGCAGGTCCAGGAGGCGGGCGGGCTCGCCTCGTACCTCATCGTCGGCACGGACCACCCGACGAGCCACCACACGCCGACGTTCGACGTCGACGAGGCGAGCCTCGCGATCGGCGTCGACCTGCTCACGAACGCGTTCGTCGAGCTCTCGCGGCGGCGACCGTAG
- a CDS encoding RNA-guided endonuclease TnpB family protein — translation MAIKATRTYVGSIENPQQVYDGLDSLGDSASKIWNVARWTADRIWDATDKIPTGSVLKSYMKNQPCWKDLNAQSSQKVIEELSDAFQSWFDLRQRFSEANPPGYRKHGDTRPRSTVTFKEDGFKHDPENNRVRLSKGSNLKEHFSDFLLCEYQTRPDVDLSAVNAVQNVRAVWNGDEWELHFVCKVELETEDSAGDGVAGIDLGITNIATVAFPDEYVLYPGNSLKEDKHYFTRAEYDTEGENGPSAQSRWARRKLSERETHFYHTLADAIITECVERGVGTLAVSWPEDVRESDWGKTGNKKLHSWAFDRIYQYLEYKGEMCGVEVLKENEWNTSKTCSRCGDDTKSNRVERGLYVCSSCELVANADCNGAENMRQKITPSPHGEDRSNGCVAQPSTHLFDRESGTFHTREQVVS, via the coding sequence ATGGCGATCAAGGCCACACGCACCTACGTTGGTTCCATCGAGAACCCGCAACAGGTCTACGATGGCCTTGATTCGCTCGGAGACTCCGCCTCGAAAATCTGGAACGTCGCACGATGGACAGCCGACCGTATCTGGGACGCAACCGACAAGATCCCGACCGGTAGTGTGCTGAAATCGTATATGAAGAACCAGCCGTGCTGGAAAGATTTGAACGCACAATCCAGTCAGAAAGTCATCGAAGAACTCTCTGACGCTTTCCAGTCATGGTTCGATCTGCGACAAAGGTTCAGTGAGGCGAACCCCCCCGGCTACCGCAAACACGGTGACACCCGACCACGCAGTACGGTCACGTTCAAAGAAGACGGGTTCAAACACGACCCCGAGAACAACCGCGTTCGACTCTCGAAAGGCTCGAATCTGAAAGAACACTTCTCGGACTTCCTGCTTTGCGAGTACCAGACCCGGCCAGACGTTGACCTCTCGGCGGTCAACGCGGTCCAGAACGTTCGTGCCGTCTGGAACGGTGACGAATGGGAACTCCACTTCGTCTGTAAGGTCGAACTCGAAACGGAGGATTCGGCTGGCGACGGCGTGGCAGGGATCGACCTCGGCATCACAAACATCGCCACGGTCGCGTTCCCCGACGAATACGTGTTGTACCCCGGCAACTCGCTCAAAGAAGACAAACACTACTTCACCAGAGCGGAGTACGACACCGAGGGAGAGAACGGCCCGTCAGCGCAGTCGAGATGGGCACGTCGAAAACTCTCCGAACGTGAGACACACTTCTACCACACGCTGGCGGACGCCATCATTACGGAGTGTGTCGAACGCGGTGTCGGTACGCTCGCGGTGAGTTGGCCTGAAGACGTGCGTGAGTCAGATTGGGGCAAGACCGGTAACAAGAAACTACACTCGTGGGCGTTCGACCGCATCTACCAGTACCTCGAATACAAAGGCGAGATGTGCGGTGTTGAGGTGCTGAAAGAGAACGAATGGAACACCTCGAAAACGTGTTCCCGCTGTGGAGACGACACGAAATCGAACCGTGTCGAACGTGGCTTGTACGTCTGCTCGTCGTGTGAGTTGGTAGCCAACGCGGATTGTAACGGGGCGGAGAACATGCGTCAGAAGATAACTCCGAGTCCTCACGGTGAGGATAGGAGTAACGGCTGTGTGGCACAGCCATCGACACACTTGTTCGACCGCGAGAGCGGGACGTTTCACACGAGAGAGCAGGTCGTGTCGTAG
- a CDS encoding BCCT family transporter, with amino-acid sequence MSGSDQGVFDEFREEIDPIVFAFGALITVGVIAAFFISPSTVENGISSLNSQLLGAFNWALLLIVFLIVLFLLFLIVGPWGSIKLGDTDPEYSFLSFFAMLYSAGFAAGVVFWGPTEALFYYNNPSPLFGSVEGGSAEAMTVAVQQTLFHWALPQLAVFTIMGIAIGYFAYNYDNVPLRVSSALTPILGADNLDGPAAKVVDILAVFATIGGVATSLGFIGSQFVTGLDYQWGINMGDLGILLVVTMMTLLFTTSMVLGVDKGIRRLSNFNMILFVVLMFVTFIVGPTLFLVLLGTQAFGGMVTDFVSMSLFTGAGAMGGGDASATSWMNAWTVFYWAWALSWSPFAGLFIARISKGRTVREVAFTGIVATSGATIPWFTFVGGTAVWAQHNGIADFGAVISGEAGAEVSGFILFEALNFSLNVGGASMTIPIGSVLIYAFMILVTTFFVTSADSSTLAVSMMTTGGKAKPSNINRVFWGVVLGMTAAILMILGGSGSANTLQQAAIITGTPFAFVCFLAMLSLIKDFGEHYDQVLLQNETVLWGSDDDPDRSAPVESAGADDD; translated from the coding sequence ATGAGCGGCTCCGACCAGGGCGTGTTCGACGAGTTCCGCGAGGAGATCGACCCGATCGTCTTCGCGTTCGGCGCGCTGATAACCGTGGGCGTGATCGCGGCGTTCTTCATCAGCCCGTCGACCGTCGAGAACGGCATCTCGTCGCTGAACTCCCAGCTGCTCGGCGCGTTCAACTGGGCGCTGCTGCTGATCGTCTTCCTGATCGTGCTGTTCCTGTTGTTCCTGATCGTGGGGCCGTGGGGCAGCATCAAGCTCGGCGATACGGACCCGGAGTACAGCTTCCTCTCCTTTTTCGCGATGCTGTACTCCGCGGGGTTCGCGGCCGGCGTCGTGTTCTGGGGACCGACCGAAGCGCTGTTCTACTACAACAACCCCTCGCCGCTGTTCGGTAGCGTCGAGGGGGGCTCGGCCGAGGCGATGACGGTCGCCGTCCAGCAGACGCTGTTCCACTGGGCGCTGCCGCAGCTCGCGGTGTTCACCATCATGGGCATCGCGATCGGCTACTTCGCGTACAACTACGATAACGTCCCGCTGCGGGTCTCCTCGGCGCTCACGCCGATCCTCGGCGCCGACAACCTCGACGGCCCGGCCGCGAAGGTCGTCGACATCCTCGCCGTCTTCGCGACCATCGGCGGCGTCGCCACCTCGCTCGGGTTCATCGGGAGCCAGTTCGTCACCGGGCTCGACTACCAGTGGGGGATCAACATGGGCGATCTGGGGATCCTGCTGGTCGTCACCATGATGACCCTGCTGTTCACCACCTCGATGGTGCTCGGGGTCGACAAGGGGATCCGCCGGCTCTCGAACTTCAACATGATCCTGTTCGTCGTGCTCATGTTCGTGACGTTCATCGTGGGCCCGACGCTGTTCCTCGTGCTGCTCGGCACGCAGGCGTTCGGCGGGATGGTCACCGACTTCGTCTCGATGAGCCTCTTCACCGGCGCCGGCGCGATGGGCGGGGGCGACGCGAGCGCGACCAGCTGGATGAACGCGTGGACGGTGTTCTACTGGGCGTGGGCGCTCTCGTGGTCGCCGTTCGCGGGGCTGTTCATCGCGCGCATCTCCAAGGGACGCACCGTCCGCGAGGTCGCGTTCACGGGCATCGTCGCCACCTCGGGCGCCACCATCCCGTGGTTCACCTTCGTCGGCGGCACCGCGGTCTGGGCCCAGCACAACGGCATCGCCGACTTCGGTGCGGTGATCTCCGGCGAGGCCGGCGCGGAGGTGTCCGGGTTCATCCTCTTCGAGGCGTTGAACTTCTCGCTGAACGTCGGGGGCGCGTCGATGACGATCCCGATCGGGTCCGTGCTGATCTACGCGTTCATGATCCTCGTGACGACGTTCTTCGTCACCTCTGCGGACTCCTCGACGCTGGCCGTCTCGATGATGACCACCGGCGGGAAGGCCAAGCCGTCGAACATCAACCGGGTCTTCTGGGGCGTCGTCCTCGGGATGACGGCGGCGATCCTGATGATCCTCGGCGGCAGCGGCAGCGCGAACACGCTCCAGCAGGCGGCGATCATCACCGGGACGCCGTTCGCGTTCGTCTGCTTCCTCGCGATGCTGTCGCTGATCAAGGACTTCGGCGAACACTACGACCAAGTGCTCCTCCAGAACGAGACCGTGCTGTGGGGGTCGGACGACGACCCGGACCGGTCCGCTCCGGTCGAGTCGGCCGGCGCGGACGACGACTGA
- a CDS encoding zinc ribbon domain-containing protein, giving the protein MSDHLSLPIHLPDEDAERFKRLATLTQRVANHVLEDHWTPAHLDGIADASHQAWKYFDEHEPFGELELYLPSRFRRCILQKVGETLRSHAGRRDAFQSIQSVLPDHKIRRIHRRHIKDQLWEDGDYLSSGYVDILIDQLNSYYDRHGTYPDTYLEMQDCPEYDNGVLPFSADDGPTSGQAVKYQYDTHSETLTIRIKTPDTRSPETRGDWSWTEYERDGYEAFHNLLSHGDLSAPEFQPSHRKTGDTYYELSFPVEVEHAEATDGTDCVLALDAGIRKDMTAVVVTDDGEQLSTPHFIQFTDRDGMRRLHRERTRLNDRLAALRRDGRSHTGEFAHIHSEYERVNSKLQNKRDQLTHGAANQVLALALAYDVDTIVHEDLRSLSPPGDEGALSWELSSWARRDIIKNIEYRAECAGLAVERVYPEGTSRSCPRCGSTGHTCKSPDHHHEQWWGGHFRCDNARCGFEGDRDYIGALNVARVFFSETDELDHGFTSSYTGDSEIVLAGRSAGTRLTFGSGIVAYEPEQATATTGGGSAVIAPAVVMPESNADGSNGRGPVVQQCTQFLRCTTECY; this is encoded by the coding sequence GTGAGTGACCACCTTTCACTTCCGATTCACCTTCCAGACGAGGACGCCGAGCGATTCAAGCGACTGGCGACACTCACGCAACGAGTCGCCAATCACGTCCTCGAAGACCACTGGACGCCAGCCCATCTCGACGGGATTGCTGACGCATCCCATCAGGCGTGGAAATACTTTGACGAACATGAACCGTTCGGAGAACTCGAACTGTATCTCCCCTCACGGTTTCGACGGTGTATCTTGCAGAAAGTCGGTGAAACGCTTCGAAGTCACGCCGGCCGCCGAGACGCTTTTCAGTCTATTCAGAGCGTGTTGCCTGACCACAAAATCCGACGTATTCACCGCCGACACATCAAAGACCAGCTCTGGGAGGACGGTGATTATCTCTCATCGGGTTACGTTGACATCCTCATCGACCAACTCAACAGCTACTACGACCGTCACGGCACGTATCCAGACACGTATCTGGAGATGCAGGACTGCCCGGAGTATGACAACGGCGTACTCCCGTTCTCTGCGGATGACGGCCCGACATCGGGCCAAGCTGTCAAATACCAGTACGACACCCATAGCGAGACGCTGACCATCCGAATCAAGACGCCAGACACACGTTCACCAGAGACACGCGGCGATTGGTCGTGGACAGAGTACGAGCGCGACGGCTACGAGGCATTTCACAACCTACTTTCCCACGGCGATCTCTCGGCTCCTGAGTTCCAGCCGTCTCATCGCAAAACTGGTGACACCTACTACGAACTTTCGTTCCCCGTCGAAGTCGAACACGCAGAGGCAACTGACGGAACCGACTGCGTACTGGCGCTCGACGCCGGAATACGGAAAGACATGACTGCCGTGGTGGTCACTGACGATGGCGAGCAACTATCCACGCCACATTTCATTCAGTTCACCGACCGTGACGGGATGCGACGACTTCACCGGGAACGCACCCGCCTGAACGACCGCCTTGCCGCGTTGCGCCGTGACGGTCGCTCGCATACTGGCGAGTTCGCTCACATCCACAGTGAGTACGAGCGGGTGAACAGCAAACTCCAAAACAAGCGTGACCAACTGACACACGGCGCAGCCAACCAAGTCCTCGCGCTCGCACTCGCCTACGACGTGGATACAATTGTTCACGAGGATTTGCGCTCGCTCTCACCGCCGGGTGACGAAGGCGCGTTGTCGTGGGAGTTGTCATCGTGGGCACGGCGAGATATCATCAAGAACATCGAGTATCGGGCAGAATGTGCTGGACTCGCTGTCGAGCGGGTCTACCCGGAGGGGACAAGTCGGTCGTGTCCTCGGTGTGGTTCGACCGGCCACACCTGTAAGTCACCCGATCATCACCACGAACAGTGGTGGGGCGGGCACTTCCGGTGTGACAACGCGCGGTGTGGCTTTGAGGGTGACCGGGACTACATCGGGGCGCTAAACGTGGCTCGCGTGTTCTTCAGCGAGACGGACGAGCTAGACCACGGTTTCACATCTTCCTATACGGGGGATTCTGAAATCGTGCTAGCTGGCCGTTCCGCTGGCACGCGGCTCACGTTCGGATCTGGCATCGTCGCCTACGAACCCGAACAGGCAACGGCGACCACTGGTGGTGGGTCGGCTGTCATAGCGCCTGCTGTCGTCATGCCCGAGTCGAACGCAGATGGTAGTAATGGACGTGGCCCAGTCGTCCAGCAGTGTACCCAATTCTTACGGTGTACTACTGAATGCTACTGA